CTCTAAGCTCACTCGAGATCCACTCGTAACCCGTTATATTTAGATTGTTCCAGTCATAATCTAGGAGATTCGGCGTTGGCGGTACCGTGTTATTGACAGAGAGTATACCTGTCCCAATATGACCTTTATTCTTCGTCTTGTCGTCAGTACGCTTGGTCAACAGGGACAAGGTCGAAGAAGACGGCGATGAGGACAAGGAATTTGGGCCGgagttttccaaatttttcgtAGTTCTTCTCCTATTGCGCTTTTTCCTTGGGGCATATTGCTTGTCAACTTTGTCTGTTCCTTTAAAGACCccaaatttcttcaagatcCACGTCTTCTCATCACTTATTTTATCAATGGGAGGGGTATGCAACATTGTTAATTCATCATCCATGTCTTCATGGTACACATACTCTTCATCGTACCGTACAAAATCAATATTCCGTCGCTGATACTGTTGTTCATCGACGCTACCTGATAGGTTCGTCGTTGTTGCTGGAGAGCTTTGTGAGATTGGGACACCGTACGGGTCAAATTGCATAGGTTTAGACCACCGGAGTTTGATATCGTACCCACCACAGGGCAAATTAGACTTCTCGCATCTTTGGCAGTGGGGATGCCGAAGATCACACTTAACTTTCCTTCCTCTGCATGTCCAGCATCCAGTAAACGTCTTCGCCCTTCCCAATTTTCTAACTCCACTCTTGCTTGCAATTCCCATCTTTTCTGATACTTCGAATTTTCAAGATACTGATATCGGCAACTATTGCCCAGTAAAGTGTCAAATCTTAACGTGGGGCCAGgatatataatttttcacttaATTTTTGCGTTCTAGCGGAAACCGCAGGCGAAGAGTCGTTGACATCAAAGAGGTCTCAAAGTTCcatcaagaagagaaagataACGCTCAAAAAGAGGTATCAGCAAGCGAGTGTGAACCAATTAAACTATGTCAaggaagttgaaaaaaaccaatTTATTCAACAAGGACGTGAGCTCCTTGCTTTACGCTTACGGTGATGTGCCACAGCCGCTGCAAGCCACGGTGCAATGCTTAGATGAACTAGTATCGGGATATTTGGTGGATGTTTGTACCAATGCATTTCACACAGCTCAGAACTCTCAGAGAAACAAACTTCGATTGGAGGATTTTAAGTTTGCCCTGCGAAACGACCCCGTGAAGCTTGGAAGAGCCGAAGAATTGATAGCCACCAATAAGTTAATCACGGAGGCTAAGAAGCAGTTTAATGAGACAGACAATCAGAATTCATTAAAAAGATTCAGAGCGGAGGACGAAGAAGGTGATGAGGTGGACGAAGATGAATATGAGCAACAAATAACGGACGACGACGATCATACAGTCCGTCGTAATAATGCTAAACAATCTACGGATTCGAAGGCGACAAAAGGTAGGAAGCAAGGGTCTAAGAATCtcaagaaaacgaaaaagtGATATAAAATATTTAGTACGCCTATGCGCCTTTACGTATGTTCAATTTCGGGTATACGTAGAGGCATGTATCTCCTTAATTTAAGTTCACAGTGGTGGTGAACAAAACTACTTGCTTATGACTACATAAATCAGTGCTTATGCGTTGATTTCCTATTCGTCTATGGCGGTTGGAGTTTCCACTTGTATGTTGCTGGTCTGTATCCATGAAGTCACTTGCGACTGATACtcggaaaagaaaatgttgtGCTATCAGCACTAGAAATTGCTCTGGAGGAACGAGGAAGTAGAAAATCGTCAAAGGCTGCTTAGGGCTCTACATGGCGCCTCAATTCTATAGTATCCATCGCAATAGAGAATTCTCCGTGGTGAGTTAAAcactaatttttttctttcaaatacatATTGCTAGGCAACTCTACGTGAATTATGTACACGGGTCCATTACTCGGATAAGGAAAGTAAGGCATCAACACAAGGTCCGATACGTGATTTCTTAGCAAAACAGACATCCTCTATCAGGCTTGGCTCCATGTCAGGAAACATATTCTGTAGAGTCTTCAGTGTTTCCTTGCGCTCgttctcttcaattttcttgatcaatAGAGAAACGTCCTCTTCTTTACTACTTCGTTCAGAGTTTAAAGTCTCTTCTTGTGTAGGTTCTTCAACAGGAGAGAATAGTTCAGTGAATTTGGAGATTACTATATTGGTCACTTCATCTAAGGGCTTTAGTAAAGTGCCGTTGGATTGTAACTCGTTTGGCACAtctaattttctttgtttatgGTGTTCATCCTTCTCCTTGGCCACTTGTTTCAAGTTCTCCTGGTATTCCTCTTCAAAGCCCTTGTGATTTTCGATAGTCAGGGAAGATTCCGATAGATTCATAATAAAGTTGACTGCAGCTTGAAGGCTGCTCAGataatattcttcttcgcCCCGCAAAAATTCTGTTGATCTGAACCTCTCAATGTAGTTCACATTGGAGATTAGATATTGTATTTGTCCCTTCAAAATACAGTAGATTAGCACGGGTATGAAGCTATCAGCGCCGTTTTGTTCCAGCTTCGTATGTTTCAGTAGGCCAAATATGACTTTGCTTGCGTTTAGAACGCAAACCATCTTGTCTCTTGGTGATTTAAACCTATTTATCTTACCCAGTTCTGTACTTGCCAAATGGACAAATCTATTTAGCTTGGCGGTTGGCATGGTGTCGGGGATATCTAGCATGACTGGACTTATGAATCTATAATGTTCAATTTTCTCCTGTAACGTGTTGTCGTCGTTCAAATCCCTCATATGTTGGTCATCTAATGGCTTCTGCAGAGTGTCGTAGAGACTTGGCGAGAAACAACGGAAATAAAGCTTCCCCATTATTAGCTTTTCTATACCTTCTCTGGCGTTTCTGATTTTGGAACTATCGAGACTTTTGAATGGCTCATACAAAGCGAATTTATCATAAATGAACATTTTAAAGTCATTGATAagtttgatttcttcagtgACTGTCCATAGAAGCCTTTGGGCCAAGAAGTTTCGTAAGAACGATTTTGTATACTTGACTAGAGGACTTGCCTCAGGGGTTTGAAGCTGTTTAATAAACAACTGGAAGTCATAAAAGGGCTCCTCATCTCCCATATCTTGAGCGGATATGTTCATATTCGTTTCTTCGACCGTCTGTGTGTTTGCATCATCTTTTTTGGACATCACATCTTCAACCGtgtcatcattttcagaaGACACGAATTGGTTCAAAGGATCgaattctttcaatatTTCACTCTTTCTATCCTCTGCCATGACTGTTAACTGCCGTTGTTTACCACAtctgaaagaaagaaccTTAAGCCCGTTAGGTGTAGAAATTCTCAAGGTTATGTGTCATAACTTTAGCTGTGGAACTTTGAATGCAGCCTTCTCGTGaaaaagtaagaaaaagaaaaaaaaaatgaaaatattgaaagCATCGAGGTGTTTTAGGAGTAATAAAGCTTTAATAAGTCCGCATTGCCATGAGAAATGTGTGGAATTTTATTGCATTATTGCCCACACAAGCAGTTATCAGAGGATGAGTTGACGGAATTCCCAGAAGGTACTGATTTTGGCAAAACTACATGTGTCAATGAATCGtccattttcaatagaATTATTCCGTACATCGCTGCAAGAGGCCCAAATTACTCGTCCCTTCGGGTCATTAAAGCCCACCAAACACGttggttttcttctgttttatCTTTAAGACGGCCCTTCACCAAGCAGAGCATAAATGTAGACGACAGATATCATCTACAATTCAATGGTGAGTTGTACAATAAAGAGATCTCCGATTGGGACAATGATAGTCTATATATTGCCTCGTTATTGCGGAATCTGGAAGACGGCAGGAACGTTGTTGATGTTATAAGATCATTGGAAGGCGAATATGCTTACACTGTGTATGATGTGAAGTCATcgatattttattttggtAGAGATCCCATCGGCAAGCGAAGTCTGTCCTACTCGGTCACCTTGAACAACGAACTATATGTAGCCAGTGTCACAGGGGCCGTTGAAGGGTTCCAAGATTGTATAGGTGGAGTTGTTTATGGGTTTGATACGCGAACTAAATTGTTAAACGGTAAACAGAGGTTACGTCCTCCATATGAAGTGACCTCAAGAATAGATCCCGAATTTGAGTCATTGTCAAAAATATCTAAAAATCTATACGATGTGCTACATGATtctgtaaaaaaaagagtagAGTCAATACATCCCGCGCATATTGAAAACTCTCCTATTGCGATACTATTTTCGGGTGGCATCGATTGTTCGGTAATAGCAGCGTTGGTTTGCGAAGTACTACTGGAACATCATTATGAATGTGGGAAGCCGACTATAGAACTGTTGAATGTATCGTTCGAAAATCCCAGAACAGGTCTTCTGCCCAGTGGCACACCCGACAGGAAACTGTCCATTAGCAGTGCGAAGATTATACAAAATTTATACCCGCAGATCGATATTAGGTTAGTTGAGGTCGACGTTCCTTATGAGAAGTATTTGAAATGGAGACCATATGTTATTGATTTGATGTATGCTAAACAGACAGAGATGGACTTGTCTATTGCtattgcctttttttttgcgtCAAGAGGTGAGGGCTTCTTGAAGTTGCCTCAtggtgaaagaaaatcataCCAGCGCCAGGGTGTAGTGCTACTTAGCGGATTGGGAGCAGATGAGCTGTATGGTGGATATCACAAGTTTGCCAATAAGGCTCACCATGAACTCGTGAAGGAACTTACGAGGCAGATAAACAATATTTATGAGCGCAATCTGAACCGCGATGATAAAGTAATTGCTCATAATGGGGTGGAGGTGAGGTATCCTTTTCTGGATGAATACGTGATAAATCTATCCACGCTTGAAATTCCTATCAATTACAAGGTCAACAAATTGATTCTCCGCAAAGTGGCTTCgctatttttgaaattggatGAAATAGCAGAGGAACCAAAGAGGGCTATCCAATTTGGCGCTAAGAGCGCTAAAATGACCAAAGATGGTAATAAACACGGAACAGACCTATTAAAGTGacgaaaaaataatcataGATTCAAGTACTCGATGTATTTGGCAGCCTGTTCAAAATTAAATGCTAAAAGTAAAGTGAATCCGTTGAATATGCAGAGTTTCGTGATCTCATTAAGAGTATCTTCAGAATTGTTATCGTCCACCGTAAATATCagtatattattttcatttttagaTAACGGTTGCATCCTCCTAGAAATATAGTCAACATATAACTTATGATATGTCAGAGTTAAAAATAACACATTCCTCCCGCGGACCAAATAGTCGTAGGATATCTTATTAATTCCCGTAGAAGATATATATTTCCAATTGGTGCTTTTCAAATGGTTTAGAAGTGGGTTCTCCTTCTGCGTGGTGTTCACCAGTACAGTTTTTCCTGGACCACTACCTTTAAAGGGCCTTTTTTTACTGTAACCATCTGTAGCTCTTGAATCGGCCCACTCTTCCGGTTTTTGCTGGTTGAAGGCGTTTATAACCCGATTCTGATCTATGGATCTCGA
The window above is part of the Saccharomyces kudriavzevii IFO 1802 strain IFO1802 genome assembly, chromosome: 13 genome. Proteins encoded here:
- the RAD10 gene encoding DNA repair protein RAD10 (similar to Saccharomyces cerevisiae RAD10 (YML095C); ancestral locus Anc_8.874), whose amino-acid sequence is MNNTDPTSFESILAGVAKLRKEKSGTDKTASQSQNKEDVPSSQQLESPQQKPQASRSIDQNRVINAFNQQKPEEWADSRATDGYSKKRPFKGSGPGKTVLVNTTQKENPLLNHLKSTNWKYISSTGINKISYDYLVRGRNVLFLTLTYHKLYVDYISRRMQPLSKNENNILIFTVDDNNSEDTLNEITKLCIFNGFTLLLAFNFEQAAKYIEYLNL
- the VPS9 gene encoding guanine nucleotide exchange factor VPS9 (similar to Saccharomyces cerevisiae VPS9 (YML097C); ancestral locus Anc_8.876), with translation MAEDRKSEILKEFDPLNQFVSSENDDTVEDVMSKKDDANTQTVEETNMNISAQDMGDEEPFYDFQLFIKQLQTPEASPLVKYTKSFLRNFLAQRLLWTVTEEIKLINDFKMFIYDKFALYEPFKSLDSSKIRNAREGIEKLIMGKLYFRCFSPSLYDTLQKPLDDQHMRDLNDDNTLQEKIEHYRFISPVMLDIPDTMPTAKLNRFVHLASTELGKINRFKSPRDKMVCVLNASKVIFGLLKHTKLEQNGADSFIPVLIYCILKGQIQYLISNVNYIERFRSTEFLRGEEEYYLSSLQAAVNFIMNLSESSLTIENHKGFEEEYQENLKQVAKEKDEHHKQRKLDVPNELQSNGTLLKPLDEVTNIVISKFTELFSPVEEPTQEETLNSERSSKEEDVSLLIKKIEENERKETLKTLQNMFPDMEPSLIEDVCFAKKSRIGPCVDALLSLSE
- the SKDI13G0430 gene encoding putative asparagine synthase (similar to Saccharomyces cerevisiae YML096W; ancestral locus Anc_8.875), whose product is MCGILLHYCPHKQLSEDELTEFPEGTDFGKTTCVNESSIFNRIIPYIAARGPNYSSLRVIKAHQTRWFSSVLSLRRPFTKQSINVDDRYHLQFNGELYNKEISDWDNDSLYIASLLRNLEDGRNVVDVIRSLEGEYAYTVYDVKSSIFYFGRDPIGKRSLSYSVTLNNELYVASVTGAVEGFQDCIGGVVYGFDTRTKLLNGKQRLRPPYEVTSRIDPEFESLSKISKNLYDVLHDSVKKRVESIHPAHIENSPIAILFSGGIDCSVIAALVCEVLLEHHYECGKPTIELLNVSFENPRTGLLPSGTPDRKLSISSAKIIQNLYPQIDIRLVEVDVPYEKYLKWRPYVIDLMYAKQTEMDLSIAIAFFFASRGEGFLKLPHGERKSYQRQGVVLLSGLGADELYGGYHKFANKAHHELVKELTRQINNIYERNLNRDDKVIAHNGVEVRYPFLDEYVINLSTLEIPINYKVNKLILRKVASLFLKLDEIAEEPKRAIQFGAKSAKMTKDGNKHGTDLLK
- the TAF13 gene encoding Taf13p (similar to Saccharomyces cerevisiae TAF13 (YML098W); ancestral locus Anc_8.878), which encodes MSRKLKKTNLFNKDVSSLLYAYGDVPQPLQATVQCLDELVSGYLVDVCTNAFHTAQNSQRNKLRLEDFKFALRNDPVKLGRAEELIATNKLITEAKKQFNETDNQNSLKRFRAEDEEGDEVDEDEYEQQITDDDDHTVRRNNAKQSTDSKATKGRKQGSKNLKKTKK